The Triticum aestivum cultivar Chinese Spring chromosome 5A, IWGSC CS RefSeq v2.1, whole genome shotgun sequence genomic sequence ATATCATTCCACTATTATATGTtcattcttgcatattataaaaaatgcAATTTATGTATAAAATGCGTGCaaattttgttctttttaattttcttcttcttaaaaggaaatactaatgccactaattcattgttTCTTAAAcaacttctttttttatttttctgtgtgTAAGTATAAATGCAAGCACTATACAATATGTGTGTAAATTATCCTCtgctcctaaatataagtcttcttagagattccaatatgaagtacatacagatgtatatagacatattttggagtgtaaatccactcattttgctccatatacactccatattgaaatctcttaaaagacttatatttatgaacggagcgAGTGTTAGATTGTGAAAATTgcactattatatgtttattctttgTGTATTACCAAAAGTGTGATTCGAATATAATGTTGTGTGCAAGTTTTTTTTCACTTTCTTTATTCTTAATGGACAATACCAGTGCTACTAATATATCATTGCTTAGAAAAATTCATTATATTTATTTTGTTAATTTTTATATCATATATAATTTCTGAAAACTTATAAAAATGTGTTGTGTGCACTTATGTGTAATGCATGTACTCATCTCTATCCAGCTGAAAAGTTCAAATGCTGGGTgagaaatagttattcttcaccccccacccctctattttaccatcaatgcccCGTAATTTCACGTtctgtaagttttgtcttatttccgacataaaaagagaccataaaaaaatatataatcgttgtaaaaaatattttacgttatgtaaaattacaaacgtaaaaacatagtgtaaaatacacataaactgcaaattttcttctcttatgatctatatttttattttcttatgccaaattttacgtactgaatcaataggaatgtaactatttgaattgcaaacgtaatttaattatgaaatgatcgtaaaatTACCTCAgttgaagaataacttattctgcaccttggatgatgaatagtaacactactattataTGACTATTGTTTGCATACTATAAAAGTGTGATTTTagtgcaaagttgtgtgcaagCTATTTAAACTTGTTTCATTATCTTTATTCTTAATTGGTAATACCAACGGAACTATTCATTGTTCCTTATACAACTTTATTGTTTTGATTTACATCTAGCTATTGTTTCgttttctttcttctttgagtgtagTACCAATGCCACTTATTCATTCCTTCTTAGGAAACTCTTTTTTGCGAAAACTCCACTACTATTATATATTTATTCCACATTTAAAAAAATTATGTATATGTTGTGAAATTTTTGTCATTGTTTGTTTCAAAAAATCATTTTCTTTTTGTCTTAAAGGGTAATTCAATGCCACCAATTCATTCCTACTTAGAAAACTTCATtaaattttgttttagtttttattttattttcttcttaaagggtaataccaatgctacTAGTTCATTTTTTCCTATAAAACTTCGTTGTTTTCATTTTGTTttagttattattttatttcttcttctttaagagTAATATCATTCGCACTAATTCTTTCCTTCTTGGGAAATTCTTTTCTGTGAAAATTCCACTATCGCATGCTTATTCTTGAGAATCACATTTATTGTGTATATTGTATGCAAATTTTGTTATTGTTTGGTTTGTTTAttttataatttatttattttaaaggGTAATACAATGTTACTAATTCATTgtttcttagaaaacttcattattttaatttttttagtttttattttattttctttcttcttaaagggtaataccaataccGCTCACTTGATCTTACCCCCTCACTGCATCCAGTCACCTATGATACAAGGATGACAAGGAGGGCACATTGGCTAGTTGCTCCCCATGATCTCCTTCTTGCGATGGCAACCATGTAGGAGGTGGTGCGGCAGCCACCCGATCTGCTTCGCACTGTAGCCACCTACAGTCAGAGGTGGAGTAGGCGTGTTGGCCGCCGCTCCATTGCTCCCCTTCACATAACGCGACAATTACTAGTCGGAGGAGGATGTCGCGCGTGATGGCAATCAATAGGAGTTCCGAAAAAACAATCAGACAAAAACAAGAAAACCCCCAAAAAAACCGACGCTTGTGCTACGCTCCATCTTAGCCACGCAGTCGCCCCTTTGCATTACATGGGTTATCCTTCACATTGAGTGGAGAATAGCATTTTCCACAATCAACGACATAGACACACTAGATTGTGGTGGGCTCTTTTGAGGGAAGGCTGTGGTAGGCTCTTTGCTAACTTGTTTCTTCAACCAAATGGACATTTGGCCCAACATGGTAAGGGTGGAGTTTTGGCACCTATGTTGAATGTTGAGATACCAGGTGGCAGGTCCAATTTTTTCAACAAAGGGTTGATTTTATTGACTCCAAATaaagcatcaagcggatacaacaCAATGAACACACACCCTGCATATGCATAGCTAGGACACACACAACCAACACAATCACATACACATATTAAATAAACATGCCGATAAATAGCAAAGTCATAAAAGACCATAGTCATGCCTAAGCAAGGGCAAAAAACTTGGAAGCAATCAAAATACCTAAATTGGTATATTGACCTCAAACCCTGATATACTGATATATGCAATCATACCTACATTGAGCTTACCTCCATCGGCTAGCTGGAGGGACAAGACCACAAAGAACATAGCTGGCTCCGAAGCATGACTTATAGTCTTATATACATGCAAATGACGCCATCCGGAGCGACACCGAGAAAGGTAAGCTCCGTCTGGCCCCATCTCTAAGAAATTATTAACGAACAAATTTCAACGACGTGAGCAAAGCCAGTCCTTCGATGAAACCGATCTGCACATACTCATGCTTATTCCTGCTTGCGCTAGGGACAAGAAAGCAACCAAAAACACCGAAAGCAGACGTTTCTCACGAGGTCGCAGCAAAGTGTGCCATGCATTCGGACCCTACATATACGCCCCCAGTCGACCGAGAAAATACCAACGCAAACACACGCCATAAGCCCATAACCTTAACCAGACCCTGATTAACTAGCTCATCAAAAGCAATGGCGACCGTGAAGCTTCTCAACTGCTTCGTCAGCCCGTTCGGGAACAGGGTGAAGATCGCGCTGGCGAAGAAGGGCGTGGAGTACGAGGAGACGGCCGAGAACATGGTCGCCAAGGGCCCGCTGCTGCTGTCGTCCAACCCCGTCCACGCCAAGGTCCCCGTCCTCCTCGTCGACGGCAAGGCCGTCTGCGAGTCCCTCGTCATCCTCGAGTTCATCGACGAGGCCTTCGCCGGCACCGGCGCGCAGCTCCTCCCCGCCGACGCCTACGCGCGCGCCAACGCCCGCTTCTGGGCCGCCTACGTGGACACCAAGGTAGAGTCTACATCCACTGATTCAGCTGCTTACGAAGCTGCTCGTAAGCCATAACTCGCGTGTGCGTGCAGATGCCGGAGTGCGCCGGGAAGATCTGGAAGGTGCCGAAGGGCGCGCCGGCGGTGGAGGAAGGGAAGAAGGAGATGGTGGGCGTGTTCAAGACCCTGGAGGGGGAGCTCGGCGAGAAGCCCTActtcggcggcgacgcgctcgggtACGCGGACGTGGCGCTGGTGACCTTCGTCCCCTGGTTCCTGACGTACGAGCGGCTCGCCGGGTTCAGCATCGCGGAGGAGTGCCCGACGCTGACGGCCTGGGCGGCGCGGTGCGCCAAGGAGAACGAGTGCGTGGCCAAGTCGCTGCCGGACGCCGAGGCCGTGTTCCAGTTCGTGGGCGGCATGAGGAAGCACTTTGGCCTCGAGTAACTTTGCTCGATCCGCCAGCTGCGTACGTCCGTATGATGCGTACAATAAGCTAGCCGGCTAGCCGGCCGGCAATGGGCAATCTGAATCAGCACTTGCACGTCTGTGCAATCGTGCGTCTCCTTGTCAGACTGCACTGTTGTTTCCTCCGTCTCAGTCGTTTGTGCCTTttatctttattattattatttgggtACTGCTGGCTCCGTGCTTTGTGCTCGGCCGGCGATCGATTTCTAGTTTCTCACTTTCTCAGTAGCGTCGTTCATGGACCGTACCCCCTGTAATCTGTGTACCGGGTCAAGGAATAAAAAACTGGCACGACACATGTCTGTTTTGTTTTGTTCTGTTGCCATCCAATCGTTCCACTGTTCCAGCGTGTGTGCGTTTGTTTGCGGCGAAATCAATCAAGCTCCTTCCGAGGCTGCCGAAGAAGTGCCATCAATCGGTGGACAGAGGATAAACTTGCTTGCATGCAAGAACTTTGTACCATTGCGTGAATTCTGAATTGCATTTCTTCGGCTATGGCTTTCTGGCATCGTATTTTGAATATTTGACAAGAGGGACAACAATTGAGGTATCTATCTGCACGAGCGTATGAGTGGAGGTGTGTTTCCGGCAAATCCCACGGAATTCGATtggtggttgtctttggtggatccgtTCGGAACTGATCTtcgttcgtctatgttcgtgtgttttcaggttggatccttctgatctacactTATCTTCATCGGCGGTGGTtattgttctggtgcgctggtcctatgaggtcttagcacgacgacttcctgactgtctactacaacaagttctCTTCGGCTCTGGGAGAGAGGAGTGATGACGGCGACACGCCTTTGGCCCTTTCAATGTTTGTGGTCGTTGCTAGATGGTCTACGAATttaaatgtaatttttattatttctggtgttcgttgatTGATGATGTATAGATTGAAACAATGCATTGGTGCGTGTAGACACGGGCCCGCGATGCCTAACGCGGCTTGTATCGGCTGAGGAAATGGTTTTACTAGCTGCAAGGTTTTTTTTTTTTGGTGTAACGACGAAGAATCAAAATGATTTATCTCTTCCATAAAAAGGACTTCTATTTATTTCACTGTGACATTTGGAATGGTTGGTAACTTTTGAACCAAATTTCTAGTATTGAAACTTTTTATATGTTCGAATTCAGGGCGATCAAAACTTTAGAAGAAAGACCGATCTTGGATACGTTTTGACTACTTTGAATTTTACTGTTTCAACCATATTTCAATTTCAGTTTATTTTACACTGCAAAATCCGTTCACAATTTTTTTAGTTGCCCAGTTTCAAAAAACATACTTCACTCATTTCCAAGCATTGATTTCAGCCTATTCATAAAAATAATATCACTCATTTGAAAACACTTGGTTCACTCATTTGAAAACTGATTTCACTCAATTTTAAAAATCAGTTCACTCAATTAAAAAGATTTTACTCGTTAAAAAAACAGATTTCACTCATTAAAAAAACGAATTCCAATAATTTCAAAAAGTATATTTTACTCATTTGAAAGAATTGATCTCACCCCATTCAAAAAATAATTTCACTCAATTTTAAAAATAATGTTTTCACTCATTCGAAAAACTAATTTCATTCAATTAAAAAATCACTCACTAGAAATACTATTTTCCTTTATTTTGAAACATCGGTTTCACTCAATTCAAAAAAAGATTTCACTGAATTAGTCGTAATAATAATTTCACTCATTTTGGGAAacagatttcactcatttcaaataaAATAATTCAATCATTAATTATTTTTTTCTCAGTTGAAAAAACTAATTTCACTCATTTAagaaaacatatttcactcattggTCTTGTTCTAAGCAGCTTCACACACTAAGATAGATTGAGTGAAATAAATGGATTGAAATGTGCTTGAAATGTATCCAGTAATGGTCCTGTTCTAAAGGTCTTGGCGCCGGGAGTTCAAATATATGAAAGGTTTCGAAAATAAAATTATGGTTTAAAAGATAcgaattatttgaattaaaaaatgtagaataaaagGATGATATTGCTGGGTGAGATGatttggggggggaggggggggtgcACTGATTTGACGTAATCATTCGCAATGGATCAAGATACATGCATATAAATTTGGATGTATAGGAGTGCACAGATCTCAACAAATGTGTGTGTGTTCGTTCCTGGCCACTGGAACAAGTTCTTTCCATCTTCTGTTCTGAGTTGATTGAAGATTTCACAAAACCATTATCACTTAGCTTTCGATTTTTGGGAATATATTGGCAGAATTTTTAGATGCTTCAGACAAGTGATTTTACATGTTTATCCGTCCCGTCTTTCCCCCCATTAGAGGACTTTGACCCTTCAACTTGTGCATTCGTCCTTTGTACTTCTTCTTGCGATTGGAGAGACAAAATTGTAACTTCGGAATCTTGCTTAATTGAAACTAACATAGCCATCCCAACTCTCGGATCAGAGAAACTAACGGGGTAGAAATCTAAGTGGAAAACGTCATGAAGAGTGAACTAGATTATCCCTTTCTATGATAGGTCCAAAATACCCATTTCTGTGTACAATGGTAGCTACATTGAGATAGATGGTACATGCCACACACTCACCAATCTCAGATTGTTGACGCATAGCCTCATTGCCGCTTGGATCAGGGCCAAAAACATTCGAACCAAGACAACCCGTGGTTTGATTGTTAGGAAGGTGGTTGTACCTCTAGCTCACCAGGATTGACACATGCATGTCTCATAAAGGCGGAATATTTTTTCAAGAGACGATGTTCCCATCAATAGCAAGAAGCGTGTggtgactttgtcaatctcaagatcAGATGACTCAGTCTATCGGAGGTGTTCATAGGGGGTGGGAGGGATAGGGTCTGTGTGTTGTGAATTCATAAGGGTAAGTGCATGCGCGTCTACGTGAATATGAGCATCTGCGTTTGTACTATTTTCTGAAAAACTTTCAGAACCACTCGAACTACGTCCATCAAGACTCACATGGCGTGGTCGAGAGAACTATGTCACATCATGATTACCACAACCCCATTACAAGTTGCCTGCCTAGGATTGGGCTACGCTCCAGACCAACATTAGTGCTACAGTGGTAAACACAGTCTACTCTAATGAACAATGATGAATAATGCTAGCGTCAATGAAGGAGTGAGCCATTAATGGCATTTTGGGTTGACTACATAACACCCAGCCAGGCTGTGGGAGACCAAATTTGTCCCGTTTGGATACTTGCGCGGTCGGATGGGCCTGCATTGCACGTTCCTAAAGCAACACATAGCCTGGCTCTGGAAGAACAGCCAAATCGACCGTTTCCAGCAAGCAATGCCCGAGCGAGCGCAAGGAGGGCATGCGGTTGCACCCTATGGGGACGAGCGGGAGGCACCGAGTTGTTTCCTGAAGGTGCGCCACAAATCCTTTCACCCCTTTCTCACCGCTCACTCTCCCATGTCTCCACTATTGCTCTTTTCCATCGGCAATGCGACAAACATCGGCGGAGCGAAGATCTGGATGGAGAGCATCAGCGGCAGGAAATATAGACGGCGACCACCGATGAAGACCATCTGCGAGTGCTTCGTCACCACTTTGTCAATGTCAGTAAGCAATCCCAGCCAAATTTAGGGTTCGATTTAGGCTTAAATTGAGGGTTTGATAGTGTTTGATTTGGGTGTCCAATTAGGATTCAATTTagtgttggatttgggggaagaTTGGTTCCATTTGGGGTAGAGGGAGATCCACGGGATTTGGGTGTACATCAAATCGATTTGGTGGTATATCGGCATGATTTGGGGGTAGATTAGTATGGTTTAGGGTAGTTCAGTGTGATTTGGTGATAAATTAGTGTGATCGTCATTGTTGTGCAGTCCATGTATTCGGTTGATCATTGGTACAAGGGTTGATTCTACACATTGTTGTTCTAATCCTTCTATCATATCCCCCTTCTACATGACATCATGAAGTGAAGATCATCACCATTATAGTTTGAGTCCGGGTGTAGTATGCTCATGTTGTTCATTAGAGTGCTCTCGGCAAGTTAGTCCTCGACAATGCTGCTCAGGGAAGCTGCTCCAAGGGCAAGGAGGTAGCAGAAGGCAGCGCCTCCAAGAGGCCTCGGGGGAGGCCGACGTCCAACTCACTACCGTAAGGTGCTCTTAGCACCTGGGTTGGATTTACTTTCCATCCGCAATGCCTTCCGTGAGCACCCCGACCCCTCCCACGGGAGATCACCCTTAAGACGAACATCGGATGCAACTGGAAGGCAAGGCTCCGAGATGCTAACGTGAGGTTTGTCATGGATCAAAGGTGGCCATTGCTCACCATGTGCAGATTGGCTACTTCCTCACATTCAATTGTTCCTATGCAGATGTGGCGATCAAGTGGGGCCAACATGACCCAACTCTTTCCATGGTCGAGGAGTGAGGGATTTGTACCGTTAGTGTGTGAGTTTTGAACTTTGTAATCGATATTGCTTAAtgtgtactgatacgtctccaacgtatctataatttttgattgctccatgctatattatctactgttttggattatattgggctttattttccacttttatattatttttgggactaacctattaaccggaggcccagcccagaattcctatttttttgcctatttcagtgtttcgggtaaacagaatatcaaacggagtccaaacggaataaaatcttcggaaacgtgattttctcgccgaacgtgatctaggagacttggaccctactgcaagggatcaaagaggtggtcacgagggtggggggcgcccccccctagggcgcgccccctgcctcgtgggcccctcggtgctccaccgacgtactccttcctcctatatatacacatgtacccccaaacaatcagaacaggagccaaaaacctaattccaccaccgcaactttctgtatccacgagatcccatcttggggcctgttccggagctccgccggaagagggccgtcatcacggagggcttctacatcatcctagcccctccgatgaagtgtgagtagtttacctcagaccttcgggtccatagttagtagctagatggcttcttctctctctttgaatctcattacaaatttctccccctctcttgtggagatctattcgatgtaatcttctttttgcggtgtgtttgttgagaccgatgaattgtgggtttatgatcgagtctatctatgaataatatttgaatcttctctgaattcttttatgcatgattggttatctttgcaagtctcttcgaattatccatttggtttggccaactagattggtagttcttgccatgggagaagtgcttagctttgggttcgatcttgcggtgtccttacctagtgacagaaggggcagcaaggcacatattgtatcgttgccatcgagaataacaagatggggtttatttcatattgcatgaatttatctctctacatcatgtcatcttgcttaaggtgttactctatttttaacttaatactctagatgcatgctggatagcggtcgatgagtggagtaatagtagtagatgcagaatcgtctcgatctacttgtcacggacgtgatgcctatatacatgatcatgcctaggtattctcataattacgctcaattctatcaatttctcaacagtaatttgttcacccaccgtagaatacttatgctct encodes the following:
- the LOC123107773 gene encoding probable glutathione S-transferase GSTU1; the protein is MATVKLLNCFVSPFGNRVKIALAKKGVEYEETAENMVAKGPLLLSSNPVHAKVPVLLVDGKAVCESLVILEFIDEAFAGTGAQLLPADAYARANARFWAAYVDTKMPECAGKIWKVPKGAPAVEEGKKEMVGVFKTLEGELGEKPYFGGDALGYADVALVTFVPWFLTYERLAGFSIAEECPTLTAWAARCAKENECVAKSLPDAEAVFQFVGGMRKHFGLE